GCCAGCTGCTCCAGGAGCCCACCCGCCTGCGCCCCGGAGACCACATCTCCGTGGGCGAGAGCGTGCTGGTGTACGAGCCCTCCTTCGATGCGCTGCGCGCCCGGGACGGGGAGTCCACCCTGGTGCTCACCCGCTCCCGGACGGAGGCGGCCCGGAGCGGCACCGCGCCCTCCCCCGAGGCGCTGGCCCGCGCCGGAGAGCTGGCCCTGCGCGCCGCCAACGCGCCCTCCCCCGAGGCCGGCGTGGGCCTCGTGCTCGAGGCGATCCGCGCCGCGCTCCATCCCACGGCCCTCACCGTGCTGCGCCTGGCCGCCAATGGCTCCATGCGTCCGCTGCTGGCCCGCCCCCTGGGCGCCCACCTCACCGTGAGCCGGGAGCTGGTGGACTCGGCGCTGCGGACCGGCCGCGCCCTGACGATGCCCGAGGCCCAGGCCTTCCCCGACACCGACAACCTGCGCACCCGCGTGCGCCGGGGCGAGGCGCATGTCCTCTGCGCGCCGCTGTACGTGGCGGGCCAGCCCGCGGGCGCGCTCTGCCTCATGCGCGAGACGGCCTTCAGCGACGAGGAGCTGGCGCTGGCCGGAGCGCTCGCCGGCGCCGCCGGGCCCTCGCTGTGCCCTCCCTCCGAGCCGCTGCGCGCGAGCGTCCCCAGCTACGTGCCTCCCGTGGCCGAGAGCGCTTCCATGCGCGAGGCCCTGCGCGTGGCCACCGCCGCCTCGCAGGTGCAGTCCACCGTCCTCATCACGGGCGAGAGCGGCACCGGCAAGGAGGAGGTGGCGCGCGCCATCCACTCCCTGGGCGCGCGTTCTCGCGGGCCCTTCATCGCCGTCAACTGTGGCGCCATCCCCGCCGAGCTGGCCGAGAGCGAGCTGTTCGGCCATGAGAAGGGCGCCTTCACCGGGGCGGTGAGCGCCCGCCCCGGCGTCTTCGAGCAGGCCGATGGCGGCACCCTCTTCCTGGACGAGGTGGGAGACCTGCCCGCGCCGCTCCAGGTGAAGCTGCTGCGCGTGCTGCAGGACCGGGTCGTGCAACGCGTGGGCGGGCGCGCGAGCCTGCCGGTGGACGTGCGTGTGGTGGCCGCCACCCACCGCAACCTCATCGAGGGAGTGCGCGCGGGCACCTTCCGCGAGGACTTGTACTGGCGCCTCAACGTGGTGCGCATCCACCTGGCGCCGCTGCGGGACAGGCCCGAGGACGTCCTGCCCCTGGCCGAGCGCTTCCTCACGCGCCTGTCGGCCCAGCTCGGCCGACGCGCCGTGTCCTTCACCGACGAGGCCCGGACCGCCCTGCGCGCCTGTACCTGGCCGGGCAACGCGCGCCAGCTCGCCAACGCCATCGAGCGGGCCCTGGTGCTCAAGGGGCCCGGGGCGCAGGTGGGGCTGATGGATCTGCCGCCCGAGGTGGTGGCGCCCGAGCCTCGCGCGGACGCGCCCGAGCGGGGTGGAACCGCGGCACCGGCCCACGGTGTCACACTCGCGGAGGTGGTGGGGAAGGTGGAGCGCGAGCACATCGTCCTGGCGCTCAAGCGGGCCAAGGGCGTGAAGTCCACCGCCGCCGAGGCACTGGGGATTTCACGCCCCACGCTGGACCGGAAGATCGACGAGTACGGCATCAACCTCTTTGAATGAACTTCCTCTGCCCCGCCTGCCGCACCCCGCTGTCCGGGCCCCGCACCGCGGTGGCCACATGCACGGGCTGCGGCGTGGAGGTGGACCTGGCGCGCGTGGAGACGGCGCCCGGCACCGCGCGCCTGTCTCCCGAGGTGGACCTGACGGGTGAGCAGCTCGGGGGCATGGCGCTGAAGCGGCGGCTGGGCGCGGGCGGCATGGGCACGGTGTACGAGGCCGAGGGGCCCCAG
This portion of the Hyalangium ruber genome encodes:
- a CDS encoding sigma 54-interacting transcriptional regulator, producing the protein MARLVAMFGPCRGIARELDAPLIVGRAAEGGLQLLDDKVSREHCAIDPIGPAGHVLRDLSSRNGTWLNGQLLQEPTRLRPGDHISVGESVLVYEPSFDALRARDGESTLVLTRSRTEAARSGTAPSPEALARAGELALRAANAPSPEAGVGLVLEAIRAALHPTALTVLRLAANGSMRPLLARPLGAHLTVSRELVDSALRTGRALTMPEAQAFPDTDNLRTRVRRGEAHVLCAPLYVAGQPAGALCLMRETAFSDEELALAGALAGAAGPSLCPPSEPLRASVPSYVPPVAESASMREALRVATAASQVQSTVLITGESGTGKEEVARAIHSLGARSRGPFIAVNCGAIPAELAESELFGHEKGAFTGAVSARPGVFEQADGGTLFLDEVGDLPAPLQVKLLRVLQDRVVQRVGGRASLPVDVRVVAATHRNLIEGVRAGTFREDLYWRLNVVRIHLAPLRDRPEDVLPLAERFLTRLSAQLGRRAVSFTDEARTALRACTWPGNARQLANAIERALVLKGPGAQVGLMDLPPEVVAPEPRADAPERGGTAAPAHGVTLAEVVGKVEREHIVLALKRAKGVKSTAAEALGISRPTLDRKIDEYGINLFE